A window from Peromyscus eremicus chromosome 1, PerEre_H2_v1, whole genome shotgun sequence encodes these proteins:
- the Tsku gene encoding tsukushi has protein sequence MLCSLFLLLLAMGRVQTTRPCFPGCQCEEETFGLFDSFSLTRVDCSSLGPHIVPVPIPLDTAHLDLSSNRLETVNESVLAGPGYTTLAGLDLSHNLLTSISPTAFSRLRYLESLDLSHNGLAALPAEVFTSSSLSDVNLSHNRLREVSISAFSTHSQGRTLHVDLSHNLIHRLLPHPARASLPAPTIQSLNLAWNRLRAVPDLRDLPLRYLNLDGNPLATIHPGAFMGLAGLTHLSLASLQSVPQLAPHGFRELPGLQVLDLSGNPKLKWAGAEVFSGLGLLQELDLSGTSLVPLPEMLLHHLPALQSVSVGQDVQCRRLVREGAYPRQPGFSPKVLLHCGDTQEFAARGSDIL, from the coding sequence ATGTTGTGCTCCCTGTTCCTGCTGCTCCTGGCCATGGGCAGAGTGCAGACAACTCGGCCATGTTTTCCCGGATGCCAGTGTGAGGAAGAGACTTTTGGCCTCTTTGACAGTTTCAGCCTGACTCGGGTGGACTGCAGCAGCCTGGGCCCCCACATTGTGCCTGTGCCCATCCCTCTGGACACAGCCCACCTGGACCTGTCTTCCAACCGGCTAGAGACTGTGAATGAGTCGGTGCTGGCAGGGCCGGGCTATAccacactggctggcctggacctcagtCACAATCTGCTCACCAGCATCTCGCCCACTGCCTTCTCCCGCCTGCGATACCTGGAGTCGCTTGACCTCAGCCACAATGGCCTGGCAGCCCTGCCAGCTGAGGTCTTCACCAGCTCCTCCCTGAGCGATGTCAACCTCAGCCATAACCGACTACGGGAGGTCTCAATCTCTGCCTTCTCCACCCACAGCCAGGGCCGGACGCTGCACGTGGACCTATCCCACAACCTTATCCACCGCCTGCTCCCCCATCCAGCCCGGGCCAGCCTGCCTGCACCTACCATTCAGAGCCTGAATCTGGCCTGGAACCGGCTCCGTGCTGTGCCCGATCTCCGAGACCTGCCCCTGCGTTACCTGAACCTGGATGGGAACCCTCTGGCTACCATCCACCCAGGTGCCTTCATGGGGTTGGCAGGCCTCACCCACCTGTCACTGGCCAGCCTACAGAGTGTCCCCCAGTTAGCACCCCATGGCTTCCGTGAGCTCCCAGGCCTACAGGTCCTGGACTTGTCAGGCAACCCCAAGCTCAAGTGGGCAGGAGCCGAGGTGTTTTCAGGCCTGGGCTTGCTGCAGGAACTAGACCTGTCGGGTACCAGCCTGGTACCCCTCCCTGAGATGCTGCTCCATCACCTCCCAGCTTTACAGAGTGTTAGCGTAGGCCAAGATGTGCAGTGCCGGCGCCTGGTGCGCGAGGGTGCCTACCCCCGGCAGCCTGGCTTCAGCCCTAAGGTACTCCTACACTGTGGAGACACCCAGGAATTTGCTGCCAGAGGCTCAGACATCTTGTGA